In Cupriavidus taiwanensis, the following are encoded in one genomic region:
- a CDS encoding ParB/RepB/Spo0J family partition protein, whose translation MSTAKKKGLGRGLEALLGGPAEIVESVRQEGSPTVLNLNQLQPGKYQPRTRMDEGALQELAASIRAQGLMQPILVRRVAEPDRYEIIAGERRFRASKLAGLDKVPVLVKDVADEAAAAMALIENIQREDLNPLEEAQGIMRLIREFSFTHEQAAESVGRSRSAVSNLLRLLNLAAPVQTMLMAGDLDMGHARALLAVDGANQITLANQIVNKRLSVRETEKLVASTLKPFDLKSLKQKGGNNVRDVARLEEELSDALGLAVQIKLSPRGKGQLTIHFSNNDALEGVLTRLRESREGQQAA comes from the coding sequence ATGAGCACTGCAAAGAAGAAGGGCCTGGGCCGCGGCCTCGAAGCGCTGTTGGGCGGGCCCGCCGAAATCGTCGAATCGGTCAGGCAGGAGGGCTCGCCCACCGTGCTGAACCTGAACCAGCTGCAGCCGGGCAAGTACCAGCCGCGCACCCGCATGGACGAGGGCGCGCTGCAAGAGCTGGCCGCGAGCATCCGCGCCCAGGGGCTGATGCAGCCGATCCTGGTGCGGCGCGTGGCCGAGCCGGACCGCTACGAGATCATTGCCGGCGAGCGGCGCTTCCGCGCCTCCAAACTGGCCGGGCTGGACAAGGTACCGGTGCTGGTCAAGGACGTCGCCGACGAAGCCGCGGCGGCGATGGCGCTGATCGAGAACATCCAGCGCGAAGACCTGAATCCGCTGGAAGAAGCGCAGGGCATCATGCGGCTGATCCGCGAGTTCAGTTTCACGCACGAGCAGGCGGCCGAGTCGGTCGGCCGCTCGCGCAGCGCGGTGTCCAACCTGCTGCGGCTGCTGAACCTGGCGGCGCCGGTGCAGACCATGCTGATGGCCGGTGACCTCGACATGGGCCACGCGCGCGCGCTGCTGGCCGTCGACGGCGCCAACCAGATCACGCTGGCCAACCAGATCGTCAACAAGCGGCTTTCGGTGCGCGAAACCGAGAAGCTGGTGGCGTCGACGCTCAAGCCGTTCGACCTGAAGTCGCTCAAGCAGAAGGGCGGCAACAATGTGCGCGACGTGGCGCGGCTGGAAGAGGAGCTGTCGGATGCGCTGGGGCTGGCGGTGCAGATCAAGCTGTCGCCCCGCGGCAAGGGCCAGCTGACGATCCATTTCAGCAACAACGACGCGCTCGAGGGTGTGCTGACGCGCCTGCGCGAATCGCGCGAAGGGCAGCAGGCCGCCTGA
- a CDS encoding ATP synthase subunit I, which yields MVVRDRQQRGAGSRQEDDWDDWKEGADREEEAVDPLSHAEAVTLFGERALRPSRMTPGKVVLAQVVVSLLSALCWALFAKEPGPYGWSALFGGMVCFVPSGFFAFRLWLARDRASVGGLVLGEAIKVFATVALLVLVVVLYRDLRWVPLLVTFLLALKTYWVVALAMR from the coding sequence GTGGTGGTTCGAGACCGTCAGCAACGAGGCGCCGGGTCCCGTCAGGAAGATGACTGGGACGATTGGAAAGAGGGCGCGGACCGTGAGGAAGAAGCTGTCGATCCGCTGTCGCATGCCGAGGCGGTGACGCTGTTTGGCGAGCGCGCGCTGCGTCCTTCGCGCATGACCCCGGGCAAGGTTGTCCTGGCGCAGGTGGTGGTTTCCCTGCTGTCGGCACTGTGCTGGGCGCTGTTTGCGAAAGAGCCGGGACCATATGGATGGTCGGCGCTGTTCGGCGGCATGGTGTGCTTCGTGCCGAGCGGGTTTTTCGCATTCCGGCTGTGGCTGGCGCGCGACCGGGCCTCGGTGGGCGGACTGGTGCTGGGCGAGGCGATCAAGGTCTTTGCCACGGTGGCACTGCTGGTGCTGGTCGTGGTGCTGTACCGGGATCTGCGTTGGGTGCCGTTGCTGGTCACGTTCCTGCTGGCGCTGAAGACATACTGGGTGGTGGCCCTGGCGATGCGCTAG